From a region of the Phaseolus vulgaris cultivar G19833 chromosome 6, P. vulgaris v2.0, whole genome shotgun sequence genome:
- the LOC137831934 gene encoding nicotianamine synthase-like — protein sequence MENQQEVMVVGKVCEIYEKISKLGDLSPSSHVNNLFTQLVTICTTPCQIDVSQLSEQVRETIAKLIRLCGKAEGLLENHYSTLIGSQENPLNHMKLFPYYSNYLKLSHLEFTMLTTHCTQVPSQLAFVGSGPLPLTSIMLATHYLRETCFHNYDMDPLANAKAHGLVSSDPDLSKRMFFHTNDILNVSNGLKDYNVVFLAALVGMDHKEKAEVIKHLAKFMAPGAILLLRSAHGARAFLYPVVDPSSDLKGFEVLSVFHPTDEVINSVIVARKHLVNQGTYSAVLASKCSGVEGFNPFNHGNVIEELTVEDQA from the coding sequence ATGGAGAACCAACAGGAAGTGATGGTTGTAGGAAAGGTATGTGAAATCTATGAAAAAATCTCCAAACTAGGAGACCTCAGCCCTTCCAGCCATGTCAACAACCTCTTCACCCAACTTGTCACCATTTGCACCACCCCATGTCAAATAGATGTTTCTCAGCTGAGTGAACAGGTTAGAGAAACCATAGCAAAGCTAATTAGACTTTGTGGGAAAGCGGAGGGGCTTCTTGAGAATCACTACTCAACCCTCATAGGATCACAAGAGAACCCTTTAAACCACATGAAACTCTTCCCCTACTACTCTAATTACCTCAAACTAAGTCACTTGGAGTTCACCATGCTCACCACACACTGCACCCAAGTCCCCTCCCAACTCGCCTTTGTGGGCTCAGGTCCCCTTCCTCTCACCTCAATCATGTTGGCCACCCATTACCTCAGAGAGACATGCTTCCACAACTACGACATGGATCCTTTGGCCAATGCCAAGGCTCATGGCTTGGTCTCTTCGGACCCTGACTTGTCAAAGAGAATGTTCTTCCACACCAATGACATTCTAAACGTGTCAAATGGCCTCAAGGACTATAACGTGGTCTTCTTGGCAGCACTTGTGGGCATGGACCATAAGGAGAAAGCAGAAGTCATCAAGCACCTAGCCAAGTTCATGGCCCCAGGAGCTATTTTGTTGTTGAGGAGTGCACATGGTGCTAGAGCCTTCCTCTACCCGGTGGTTGATCCTTCTTCTGATCTCAAAGGTTTTGAAGTTCTCTCGGTTTTTCACCCCACTGATGAGGTTATTAACTCAGTTATTGTGGCACGCAAGCATTTGGTGAATCAAGGGACTTATTCAGCAGTGTTGGCTAGCAAATGCTCTGGAGTTGAAGGGTTTAATCCCTTCAACCATGGGAACGTTATTGAGGAGTTGACAGTTGAGGATCAAGCTTGA